The genome window TTTTTCGTAATGGCGGTTATCATTTGCTTGAGCACCGGGATCATCACCACCATGACCAGCATCAATTACAATGGTTGCCTTAGCTAAGGATCGTGGTCGTGCAGCTTCTTGAGCCTGCTCAGCGCCAGTATTAGGAATTTCGGTAGTTACTAGTTGACGAGAAACGTAACCAATAATATTTTTTCCGTTTTTCACTTGATAAAAATCTCCAACAGAGCCAACAACTTCAAGCTGATCATCCTGCTTTGAAGTTGCTAAAACATGTGAATTAGGGTTAGCTTCCTGGTAAAGATTAATTGTTGGACGGAGCACATAAACTTTGGTTTGAGCTTTTTCCTGCTCGTCATTGGTTAGATCAAATAGTTTGTTGTTAATCCAGCCAATTTTTCCGTCCATCGTGATCTGACTCCAGTCACCTTTGGTGTAGACAATATTGACTTTAGTGCCTTTTTCCAGCCGATTTAAAACCTTACTTTGAGTGTTGGCATATTCACGGATATTGACCCCACTAGTATTAACAACACCGGTTGCATTGGTCGCTGAATCAATTTCAGATGAGTCTAGAAGCCAATCGGCAACCCATCCAATTTTATCTCCATCCAGCCGAATTTTGTCCCAACCGTTTTTTTGTTCGAGAATTTGGATCTGGTCTCCTTCTTTTAACTGCGCCATAACATTATAAGAGAGCATGGGACCAGTACGAACATTCACAACTTTTGCCTTGATAGTTACGACATTAGACATTGCGACTGTATAAGTACTCACCAGGCCCACGACTATTGTTACCAGGAGAATGATATTAATATAATTTTTTTTGAGAAATACTTTTAACTGATTCAAACCCTTAACACTCACAATCTTTTATTTAAAGATAACTTATTTTTGTCTTGGAAAAAACCCCTTTGACCTAAAAAAACTGATTTTTTTCATCAGTTTTCATGTTTGTTGCTTAAAATTTAGAAATTTGGTCAACGTTAGCTTTTTGCCAATCTCGATCATAAAATCGTTCGTTTAGCTGATAGAGAGGCTTCCGATGGTTATTTTCTAAAAATGGTTGAACCGCACTGTCAAAATAAAGCCATCCGCGCCAGCCAAAATGAATTGTATCGGTCATAAAATAAGGAATATCTCCATCATTTGAGAGATCGACGATATGTTTGAATCCTTGTGAATCAAGCTGATATTTGATTTTAGTAACGGCATTTTGAATTTCTTTTTGTGAAAGACCTGTGTATTTTTGCCACTTTGCATTGACTGGAGGAATTACAAAAATTACATCGGTGTTGTTGTGGATGAAAGTTTCTAAGACTGCTTGGAAGTCAGCATATTCGGGCGATTTAGTAAAGCGATCCTTTTTTTGAAATCCTTTCAGCTTTTTAATTCGTTTCGATAGCTGATCATGATAGAATTTATCGCTAATCCCAAAACTGTTATTAGATGTCTGCTCTCTTCCCAAGCGGCCTGCTAAATCGTAAAGATCATTATAGTCATATTTATCCGGTAATTTCTTTGCGAACTTATCCACTTTTTTTTCGTTACGATTAGAAATAAAGAGATTAGAGAAGAAACGGTCTTCTTGCAAAAGTATGCGATGCTTCAATTTGATGTATGAAATTTCTTTATCAGAAAGAGATTTATCTTCACTTATTTTTTTAAATGCATTGCGTAATACAGCATCACTAGATGGATCCAGTAAATTAAAGAAGCGTTTAGCGACATAACGATCCATTTTGGAATTATGCTCTCGTAAAATCCATTCTGTCGCCTGTAAAGGCGAAAAATAATAGTTAAATGCATCTTTTTTAGCACCTTTTGGCACAAACCATTGTGGTGAGATGCTAAAAACTGCTTTTTTATTTTCTAGTTGCTCATTAACCGACTGCATTGTTAGAAACTGAACGAGTGATTGCGATCCTTTAGCTCCTAGCAAGAACGGCCGATAACTGCGATCGTATTTTTCAGCTAAAACTGCTGGGTGGAGAGGATCAAATCTTGACCATTCAGACGAGCCAAAAAAGGCGACATAATTACCACTAAGCGCCTGTTCTTTGACGGCAGTTCCTTTTTGGACTTTAGTCTCAAGGGCTGTTGCGGCATTTTTCTGGACCGATTTACTAACTTTTCCTAAGCCGAAGTGAAAAGGTGAGACTAATAATAAAAATACGATGATCGCGGCACAGACAATCGGACCGAAGATCTTGCAGAGTTTTTTAAACATTATTGAAGCATACCACTAACTTTATCAACAATTTTTTCGGGGGTATCCCATTCATTTCGATCAAATTCGGAAATTTGGACGTCAATTCCTAATTTCTCTTGTAATTGTAATAGCATTTCAACAGTTGCCATCGAATCCATTAATGCTGTATCAAACAGGTTAACATTCATTTGATCAGCCAGATCAGTTCCGGTAATTTCGTTTAAAACATCAAGTACTGTGTTTTTGATTTCGCTTTTTTCCATTTTTTAAAACTCCTTTTTTAACTAAACCACAATTCATTTAAAAATCCTGAGAAAATCAGAAAACTGAAACAAACAACATTCACAGTCAAAAAGATTGCGAAATATTTAGTAAACCGATTCTGAGGGATCTCTTCGCGGTGTTTCTTCTTGTAACGCAACCAAGCATCATTGATGACGATTGCAAAACCATGGAATAATCCATAGGTTATATAGTACCAGGTTAATCCATGCCAGAAACCCATGATTAACATATTTAAAACATAAGTAACATTTGCTGCGGTAATTCTTGACTTAAAGGTTTTTTTCTTCATAAACATGAACAAAAGCCGCATGTATATATAGTCTCTAAACCAAAAAGATAAACTCATATGCCAGCGATTCCAAAACTCTTTGATGTTAGGGGATTGCCAAGGTCGGTTGAAGTTCATCGGGGTCTTGATGCCCATGAAGTAAGATGTTCCAACTGCAAATAGACTATATCCAGCAAAATCAAAGAAGAGATCTGCCGAATAGACATACATAACTCCCACGAGCGGCCACGAGATGCCAAGAAAATTTCCTCGCGCGGCCATTGCCGCGGTTTTAAGGCCAGGAAGTAAGAGGGTTCCAAAGATATAAGCTAAAATAAACTTGTAAATAAATCCCAGAAATATATAATGTACTCCTTTTTGGAGCATTTCCAGGTATTCATCTCTTTTTGGAACGTTTTGATAATCCTTAACAAATCTCCGATAACGATCGATTGGACCTGAAGAAATAGTTGGAAAGAATAAAAGAAACTGTAAGAAGTTCATTAAATCTAAATCTTTAATTACTCCATCACGAGTTTCCATGATTGTCTGCACAACCCGAAAAGTCAAGTAACTAATTCCCAAAAATCCAATTAAAGTTTGCACATTATTATGAGTTGCCGTTGAAATCTTGACTAGCGCCAAAGGCAGAATAGCTAAAATGACAGCACAGTAGAAAATCCAGCCTTCATTACACTTCTTGCGATAACTTGAATAAGCAAAAGTTATCACTGTTTCATAAATCGTATAGATAATAAGGGCGACTCCTTGGTGCCAAGAAGGTCCACCAAATGTTAAGAACAAAAAAAATAAAGAAATAATTGCTTCATAAATCCTACTGCGACGGCCGTTTAAAATCAAAATAATAATAGGTATTAACGCAATAAACAGAACAATAAAATAGCTAGGATTTTCATAAGGTTGAAAATAAATCATTAAGAATTAACCTCGTTAATGATGGCTTTCAAATCAATTTTTCCATTAGGACTTTGAGGCAATTCTTCTTTATAGATGATTCTTTGGGGCACCATATAAGAGACCATCTCTTTTTGTAAGCCAGCTTTAATCTCTTCGGTGGCTTTGAGCTCATTACCTACAACAGACTTTGTGGGGACAACCCACGCAATTAACTGGGAAACTTTTTGGTCACGACCGTACACTGGAACTACAACTCCTTGTTTTACAAGTGGTTGATGTTGCAAGTGGAAGCTCACTTCTTCAAGTTCAATTCGGTAACCGTGCAGCTTAACTTGAAAATCAGTCCGACCATAGAATAGGAATTGACCAAATTGATCACGAGCACAAAGATCACCAGATCGATATTTTCTTGGGCGATCTTTAATAAAGGCAGCTTCGGTTTTTTCGGGATTATTAAGGTACCCTTTAGAGACACTGGGACCTTGAATGATCAATTCACCTTTTTCGTTATCAGATAGAACCTCGTCAGTTGTAGGATTGACAATCGTCATTAAGGTATCATCCTTTGGGGTTCCAATCGGGAGCCGATCATATTTTTCAAGAATTTCGTCAGTTATTTCCACAGCTGAGACAGCAACGGTTGCTTCAGTTGGTCCATAGGTGTTAAAAATATGAGCATTAGGAAAACGAGTTCGTAATGCTTGAGCAGTTTTATGAGTTAGTTCTTCACCGCAAAATAAGAAGTGCGTAATTTCTGGCATCGATTCAGCATTAAAAGCTGGGTTTAAAAGACAAACATCCGCAAAAGTGGGAGTTGAAACCCAAACTTGAACCTTAGTATTAGGCAAAGCGTTAAATAATTCTTTGAAATTATCAGTAACTTCTTTATCGAGAGCTACGAGGGTTCCGCCGCTGGCTAAAGTTGGTCCCCAGTTCATGACTGATAAATCAAAAGAATAAGGCGGCTGAGAGAGGTTTCTCGGCTCATTAGGGAGTGAAAACTCCGAGCTAAGCATCCAATTGACAAAGCTTAGAAGATTGTTGTGTGAAATCTGTACACCTTTGGGTTTGCCAGTTGTGCCAGATGTGAAAATAATATAGTAAGTTTCATCACTTGAAACCGCGTGATCGACTGAATATTCAACGGGTTCATTGATAATTGAACTCAATTGGTCTGGTTCAATAGTAGGGAGTTCGTTAATCTTAAAATCTGTCGGTTCGACGTTAATTAAAGCAGCAGGTTCGGCGATTTCGCCAATCAATTCCAAGCGAGTTTTAGGTGAATGACTATCGACCGGAATATAAGCATGTCCTGATTTGACAGCACCTAAAAAAGCCACTAAAGTCTCAAATTTTTGGTTTCCGTAAACCATAACTGGGCGGCTACGATCTAAATTTAGCTGATCAAGATAATTAGCTAAGCGATTGGAATATTCTCGTAGTTCGCCGTATGTATTTTTGACTTGATTATTTTCATAAACAATCCGCTCAGGGTGATCAAGCCCGAATTGATCGATTGTTTGGATAAAGTTTTCTATCATCTATAAACTCCCAATAATTTTTAAAATCCATTATAAATAAAGCCGCCACCGCCGACTCCGCTGTAACTATAAAGATAGACGAGGACTAGAAAAATAACTGTATAAAAGATGGTGGTGCAAATAAAGCGAGCAATCCCGTTATTCTTAAACGCAATCCATTTTTTCTTCATTAGTGTAAAGCAACTCCTTATCATAGACCCAAACCGTGGTAACATATACCATACTATTATATGATAAATCATCGGTTAATAAACTATTAATTAGAATTTTATTATTTATTCTAATTTTCTCCATCGTTCGCTCGACTGATTTTTAGTTAATTGTTGAGAAAATTATAGCAGACGTTGTTCAGTTTAGCTATTTCTAACGATTGACAAATATTTGCTGCTTGTTTATCCTTATTGTATAAAATCAGAGATCAAGCCGAGGCTGAAAGCTTGAAAAAATTCGTGACGTACCAATTAATCGCAGTTCGCTGCGTTATCAAACTAGTTAAATTATAGGTGGTACCGTGCAATTATGCGCCCTAAAAGTTTTTTAGTGGCGCTTTTTTTGTTTGGTAAGGAGGATAGAATGGTTTATCAAAGGCCAAAAGGAACCAATGATGTTTTGCCGCAAGAAGCGGTTATTTGGCAGAAATTAGAGAATACGGAAAGACAAATTGCTGCAAAGTTTGGCTATTCTGAAATTAGAGTACCAATTTTTGAAAACTTAAATCTATTTCAGCGTAGTGCAGGGGAAACTTCTGATGTTGTCGCAAAAGAGATGTATGAATTTACCGATAAAGGTAATCGTAAGATGGCTTTGCGACCAGAAGGAACTGCCGGAGTAGTGCGAGCGTATATTGAAAATAAACTTTTTGGACCGGAGTTTGCAAAGCCTTTTAAGGTCTATTATCTGGGACCGATGTTCCGCTACGAAAGACCGCAAAGCGGACGCAGCCGACAATTTAATCAATTTGGAGTTGAAGCTTTCGGAGTTGAAGATCCTAGGCTTGACGCCGAGACGATCACTTTGGCGGTCGAAATTTTAAAAACTCTTGAAATTACAGAAGTTAAAGTTGCTTTAAATACTTTAGGAGATCAAGAATCCCGGCAGGCTTACGAAAAAGCTCTGGTCGATTACTTGACGCCGTATGAAGCTGAACTATCTGAAGACTCCAAGATCAGATTAGTAAAAAATCCATTGAGAATTTTGGATTCCAAAGATCCAACCGATCAAAAAATTGTCGCGGACGCGCCAAAGATTATTGATTACCTTACTGATAGCGCCGCTCAATACTTTGAAGAAGTAAAGAAATACCTGGCGTTAAACGGAATTGATTTTGTCATCGACGAAGAATTGGTGCGGGGACTTGATTATTATAATCACACAATCTTTGAGTTGATTTATACTGGCGATCGTTTTGGCGGCAGCGAACTCACGCTGATTGCAGGAGGAAGATACAACCAGTTGGTAGAAGAGCTTGGTGGTCCCGCAACTCCTGGAGTTGGTTTTGGCCTTGGCGAAGAGCGATTAATTGAAATTCTCGCCCAAAATGAGGATTTAAAAGAAGAGTTGCAGCCCGAAGTCGATCTCTTTTTGGTCGGAGTCGAAGAGGAATCTGTACCAGAAATTTTCCAATTAGCCAACACATTGCGTGAACGAGGACTTTCAGTAGCTTACGATTACACGGGACGTTCTTTGAAATCGCAATTTAAACTCGCCAATCGCTTAAAATCACGTTACACGATTGTGATTGGAAGTAAAGAAATTGCAGATAAAGTATATCGATTGAAGAAAATGAGTGATGGCACTGAATTTGAGCTAGCATTAAAAGACATTACGAAGGGTAGGTTAGAAGATTAATGGCTGAAAGAACAATGTATGCAGGAGACGTCACAATTAAAGACGTCGGTAAAACGGTTACTTTAAAAGGGTGGGTTCAAAGAAGACGTGATTTAGGAGCGTTGATTTTTATCCAGCTAAGAGATCGTGCGGGGATCGTTCAATTAGTAATTCGTGAAGACGCCAATGAAGAATTGCACCAGCAAGCTTCCGCTTTACGTAATGAATACGTTATCGAGGCGACTGGTCGTGTCGTGCAGCGAGCTGATGGCGAAGCAAACGATCGGATGAAGACAGGTGAAATTGAAATTGAAGTTTCAAATCTAAAAGTCCTAAGTACTTCAAAGACGCTGCCTTTTAATATTGAAGATCACGTTGAAATTAAAGAAGACCTCAAATTAAAATATCGCTATTTAGATCTGCGTCGCCCTGAAATGCAAAGATCTTTAATGATGCGTTCAAAAATCACGCACGTTATTCACCGATTTATGGACGATCATGGTTTTATTGATATTGAAACGCCTAATTTAACCAAATCAACGCCTGAAGGGGCAAGGGATTTCTTAGTTCCTTCTAGGACTTATCAAGGAAATTTCTGGGCTTTACCGCAGTCGCCCCAGTTGTTTAAGCAACTATTGATGACATCAGGTTTTGATCGCTATTATCAGATCGCACGCTGTTTTCGGGATGAGGATTTACGAGGGGATCGGCAACCAGAATTCACTCAAGTTGATATTGAAACTTCATTTTTAAGTGATCAAGAGATCATGTCAATTGCTGAAGAGTTGATCGCCGAAGTTCTAAAAGAGGTGGTTAATGTCGAAATTAAATTGCCGATTGAACGAATGACTTGGGATTATGCGATGGAACACTATGGTTCCGATAAACCAGATCTCCGTTTTGGGATGGAGCTCATTAATGTTGAAGATGCAGTTAAAGACGCTGAGTTTAAGGTTTTTAGTTCGGCAATAAACGAAGGCGGCATTGTACGTGCCTTGGTTGTACCAGGTGCTGCTGAGAAATTTTCTCGCCGGGACATTGATAATTGGGGCGAATACGTCAAGCGCTTTGGAGCTAAGGGACTTGCTTGGTTAAAAGTTAAAGACGGTGAGGTTCAAGGACCAATCGCTAAATTCATGAAGCCAATTGCATCGAGACTGTTAGCCCAGACGAAGGCGCAAGATGGCGATTTGATTTTGTTTGCCGCGGCCGAAAAAGCAGTAGTAAACGCAACTTTAGGTTATCTTCGGACGATGCTAGGGGATCAATTGGGATTAATTGATCACGATCAGTTCCGTTTTGTTTGGATTACTGATTTTCCAATGTTTCACTATTCAAAAGAAGAAGGTCGCTACGTGTCAGAGCATCATCCTTTCACCCTGCCAACAGAAGAAACGGTTGATTATTTGGAAACTGATCCCAGCAAAGTTTATGCTTATGCCTATGATATCTGCTTGAATGGTTATGAATTGGGCGGGGGATCTCTAAGAATTCATACCCGTGAAATGCAGGAAAGAATGTTTAAGGCACTTGGCTTTTCACTTGAAGACGCCAATGAGCGCTTCGGTTTCTTAATGAATGCTCTTGATTACGGTTTCCCGCCACTCGGAGGAATTGCCTTTGGACTCGATCGTTTTGCGATGCTTTTGGCTAAAAAAGATAATATCCGTGACGTCATTGCTTTTCCAAAGAATTCAAAAGGCACCGAAGCTTTAACCGGCGCTCCGGGTGAGGTCGATTCAGCGCAGCTTGATGAACTGGGAATTAAAACTATGAGAAAAATGTCCGCCGCTGATCTTGCTAAAATCGAAAATATAACCATTGATGAAGATTTAAGTCTGAGGCGTTATCAATTAAGCGATGCAGCAGCAATTCAGGATCTAGTGGAGACTAATCGGGATCATTTGGCGAAGTTTTTACCATGGGCTAAAGATAATGATTTAGCAGCTGAGGAGAAATTTGTGCAGGAGGCCGTTGCCAGTTTTGATGCTGGGTTGAGCTTTAATTATGTGATCGAGAAATCTGGAGAAGTTGTCGGCGTGATTGATTTTCATAATATTCAAGGTAGCAATGCTGAAATCGGTTATTGGCTGGGCGCAGAATATCAGCACCAAGGGATTATGAGCCAAGCCGTTAAAAGTTTGATTGCAAGATTAGCTCCTGTTATGAAATTACACCGAGTTGTGATTAAGACTGATCCATCAAATAAAGCAAGCCAAAATGTTGCCTTAAAAGCGGGATTTACCTTGGAAGGAATTGAACACGGCGCAGTTTTAAACAATGGTGAATATAAAGATTATGAAGTCTATTATTACCTAGTTGAAGGTGTTTAATTTTGGATTCGGCGATCGAACTTTTTGAAATTTTTGTTCAAGAAGATTTGTTTTTGCGACTGGCGACGCCGAGCGATGCACCAGCGTTATTTAAAGTGCTTGCGGAGAATCGGGCTTATTTGGCTCAGAATCTTCCCTGGGTTAATAATTACTCTGAGGCAGATTTAAAAGCTTTTTTGACCGAAGCGCAGGCAGCTTTTTATCGCGGGGCAATATTTGAATATCTAATTGTTAAATCACACAAGATTATTGGAATTGTCGAGTTAAATGATGTCAACGCTAACGAGCGCTCAGGTGAAATTGGTTATTGGCTAGCTGAAAAGTTTACAGGACATGGGATTGCAACCCAATCTGTTAAAGCATTAGTTGCAGTTTTAAGCCGAGCTGCTGGAGTTCATCGTTTTGTCATTCGCACGGATCCTAATAATTTAGCAAGCCAGCAGGTAGCAAAAAATGCTGGTTTTATTTATGAGGGAATTAGGCGTGAAGATCACTTTACCTTAAATAAGTTTAGCGATTCTGCGGTCTATTATTATTTAGCGCAAAATAAAAATCAGCCTTAATACCGATCCTGTTTTTTGGTGATCGTGTTATAGTTATTTTAATCATTTAAAGGAGTTTTATTTATGAGTAAAAATTCGCGTCGTTTATTATGGATTGGGATCCCAGTAGTTATCGTTGTCATGCTAATAGGATCTTTTATTGGCACATATAATTCGTTGGCAAAATCAAAGCAGAATGTTAACGCTCAATGGTCACAAGTTGAAAATGTGATGCAGCGGCGCTACGATCTGATTCCTAATTTAGTTAATGCTGTTAAAGGTTCAATGAAGCAAGAGCAAAAAGTGTTCGGCGATATTGCTGACGCTCGTAAGAGTTATGGTAATGCATCGACTGCTTCTGATAAATTGAAAGCTGATGCAAAATTAAATAGTTCAGTTGGAACCTTAGTCAATGTGATTGGTGAGAACTATCCAGAATTAAAATCAAATTCAAACGTCAGCAGCTTGATGACTCAGCTGGAAGGTTCTGAAAATCGCATTAGTGTGGAACGTCGTCGTTACAACGAAGCAATTCAAACTTACAACAATTCAATCGTTACATTTCCGAAAAATATGGTCGCTGGTATGATGGGTTATCATCAAATGGATTACTTCAAAGCCGATGGTAAGGCGCAAAAAGCACCGACAGTTGATCTTGATACAGGGAAATAAATATCCTGTTTTTAATGCAAGAAGGGAAATCTAGATGACTCGAAAACTTATTGGAAAATTTTGGCTGTTACTAGTCCTATTGTTAGGTCTCTTGGTAAGTT of Xylocopilactobacillus apicola contains these proteins:
- a CDS encoding LemA family protein, whose product is MSKNSRRLLWIGIPVVIVVMLIGSFIGTYNSLAKSKQNVNAQWSQVENVMQRRYDLIPNLVNAVKGSMKQEQKVFGDIADARKSYGNASTASDKLKADAKLNSSVGTLVNVIGENYPELKSNSNVSSLMTQLEGSENRISVERRRYNEAIQTYNNSIVTFPKNMVAGMMGYHQMDYFKADGKAQKAPTVDLDTGK
- a CDS encoding GNAT family N-acetyltransferase, with the protein product MDSAIELFEIFVQEDLFLRLATPSDAPALFKVLAENRAYLAQNLPWVNNYSEADLKAFLTEAQAAFYRGAIFEYLIVKSHKIIGIVELNDVNANERSGEIGYWLAEKFTGHGIATQSVKALVAVLSRAAGVHRFVIRTDPNNLASQQVAKNAGFIYEGIRREDHFTLNKFSDSAVYYYLAQNKNQP
- a CDS encoding teichoic acid D-Ala incorporation-associated protein DltX; this translates as MKKKWIAFKNNGIARFICTTIFYTVIFLVLVYLYSYSGVGGGGFIYNGF
- the dltD gene encoding D-alanyl-lipoteichoic acid biosynthesis protein DltD, whose amino-acid sequence is MFKKLCKIFGPIVCAAIIVFLLLVSPFHFGLGKVSKSVQKNAATALETKVQKGTAVKEQALSGNYVAFFGSSEWSRFDPLHPAVLAEKYDRSYRPFLLGAKGSQSLVQFLTMQSVNEQLENKKAVFSISPQWFVPKGAKKDAFNYYFSPLQATEWILREHNSKMDRYVAKRFFNLLDPSSDAVLRNAFKKISEDKSLSDKEISYIKLKHRILLQEDRFFSNLFISNRNEKKVDKFAKKLPDKYDYNDLYDLAGRLGREQTSNNSFGISDKFYHDQLSKRIKKLKGFQKKDRFTKSPEYADFQAVLETFIHNNTDVIFVIPPVNAKWQKYTGLSQKEIQNAVTKIKYQLDSQGFKHIVDLSNDGDIPYFMTDTIHFGWRGWLYFDSAVQPFLENNHRKPLYQLNERFYDRDWQKANVDQISKF
- the hisS gene encoding histidine--tRNA ligase — encoded protein: MVYQRPKGTNDVLPQEAVIWQKLENTERQIAAKFGYSEIRVPIFENLNLFQRSAGETSDVVAKEMYEFTDKGNRKMALRPEGTAGVVRAYIENKLFGPEFAKPFKVYYLGPMFRYERPQSGRSRQFNQFGVEAFGVEDPRLDAETITLAVEILKTLEITEVKVALNTLGDQESRQAYEKALVDYLTPYEAELSEDSKIRLVKNPLRILDSKDPTDQKIVADAPKIIDYLTDSAAQYFEEVKKYLALNGIDFVIDEELVRGLDYYNHTIFELIYTGDRFGGSELTLIAGGRYNQLVEELGGPATPGVGFGLGEERLIEILAQNEDLKEELQPEVDLFLVGVEEESVPEIFQLANTLRERGLSVAYDYTGRSLKSQFKLANRLKSRYTIVIGSKEIADKVYRLKKMSDGTEFELALKDITKGRLED
- a CDS encoding N-acetylmuramoyl-L-alanine amidase, with the protein product MSTYTVAMSNVVTIKAKVVNVRTGPMLSYNVMAQLKEGDQIQILEQKNGWDKIRLDGDKIGWVADWLLDSSEIDSATNATGVVNTSGVNIREYANTQSKVLNRLEKGTKVNIVYTKGDWSQITMDGKIGWINNKLFDLTNDEQEKAQTKVYVLRPTINLYQEANPNSHVLATSKQDDQLEVVGSVGDFYQVKNGKNIIGYVSRQLVTTEIPNTGAEQAQEAARPRSLAKATIVIDAGHGGDDPGAQANDNRHYEKNFSLLYAKELRDQLQTKGTKVVMIRNKDSWVSLEDRVKITNKNQPSAFISLHLDSSKSANEASGITTYYYSEKKDLKLAKTLASQFNGLKIPNRNTNFGNFEVIRENDYPGVLLEIGYINSDSDFAQIRSDSYRQQFISRVVLGLESYFK
- a CDS encoding GNAT family protein; amino-acid sequence: MSAADLAKIENITIDEDLSLRRYQLSDAAAIQDLVETNRDHLAKFLPWAKDNDLAAEEKFVQEAVASFDAGLSFNYVIEKSGEVVGVIDFHNIQGSNAEIGYWLGAEYQHQGIMSQAVKSLIARLAPVMKLHRVVIKTDPSNKASQNVALKAGFTLEGIEHGAVLNNGEYKDYEVYYYLVEGV
- the dltC gene encoding D-alanine--poly(phosphoribitol) ligase subunit DltC, with the protein product MEKSEIKNTVLDVLNEITGTDLADQMNVNLFDTALMDSMATVEMLLQLQEKLGIDVQISEFDRNEWDTPEKIVDKVSGMLQ
- the dltB gene encoding D-alanyl-lipoteichoic acid biosynthesis protein DltB, with amino-acid sequence MIYFQPYENPSYFIVLFIALIPIIILILNGRRSRIYEAIISLFFLFLTFGGPSWHQGVALIIYTIYETVITFAYSSYRKKCNEGWIFYCAVILAILPLALVKISTATHNNVQTLIGFLGISYLTFRVVQTIMETRDGVIKDLDLMNFLQFLLFFPTISSGPIDRYRRFVKDYQNVPKRDEYLEMLQKGVHYIFLGFIYKFILAYIFGTLLLPGLKTAAMAARGNFLGISWPLVGVMYVYSADLFFDFAGYSLFAVGTSYFMGIKTPMNFNRPWQSPNIKEFWNRWHMSLSFWFRDYIYMRLLFMFMKKKTFKSRITAANVTYVLNMLIMGFWHGLTWYYITYGLFHGFAIVINDAWLRYKKKHREEIPQNRFTKYFAIFLTVNVVCFSFLIFSGFLNELWFS
- the dltA gene encoding D-alanine--poly(phosphoribitol) ligase subunit DltA, which translates into the protein MIENFIQTIDQFGLDHPERIVYENNQVKNTYGELREYSNRLANYLDQLNLDRSRPVMVYGNQKFETLVAFLGAVKSGHAYIPVDSHSPKTRLELIGEIAEPAALINVEPTDFKINELPTIEPDQLSSIINEPVEYSVDHAVSSDETYYIIFTSGTTGKPKGVQISHNNLLSFVNWMLSSEFSLPNEPRNLSQPPYSFDLSVMNWGPTLASGGTLVALDKEVTDNFKELFNALPNTKVQVWVSTPTFADVCLLNPAFNAESMPEITHFLFCGEELTHKTAQALRTRFPNAHIFNTYGPTEATVAVSAVEITDEILEKYDRLPIGTPKDDTLMTIVNPTTDEVLSDNEKGELIIQGPSVSKGYLNNPEKTEAAFIKDRPRKYRSGDLCARDQFGQFLFYGRTDFQVKLHGYRIELEEVSFHLQHQPLVKQGVVVPVYGRDQKVSQLIAWVVPTKSVVGNELKATEEIKAGLQKEMVSYMVPQRIIYKEELPQSPNGKIDLKAIINEVNS